A single region of the Acidobacteriota bacterium genome encodes:
- a CDS encoding molybdopterin oxidoreductase family protein has protein sequence MAHTIHAACPHDCPDTCAMLITIEDGRATKIEGDPTHPPTDGFLCAKVNRYLERVYSPDRLLYPMRRVGKKGEGKFERISWDEALDTIAARFKDIAADNPESILPYSYGGTMGLANGSSMDRRFFHRLGASLLARTICATAGADAMKYTLGANMGTDSMLFSRAKLIVLWGTNTLASNIHLWPQIKAAVDNGARLIGIDPYRNDTLDRAHQLIQLCPGTDAAFAFGVMNVILSEGLQDQNYLDSFTLGFEKLRPRINEYTPARVAKICGVTVEEIVNFAREYATTRPTAIRINYGLQRHAGGGNAVRAIACLPALTGAWREAGGGVLLSTSGMFKLNTEALERPDLIKGNPRTINMSCLGDALTEADPPVRAIYVYNSNPAAVAPDQAKVIEGFKREDLFTVVHEQFQTDTADYADILLPATTQLEHRDAVKPYGHYYFMYNEPAIAPLGECKPNIEVFKLLADRLGFDDPCFKDSEDDIIDQALSTNYAPFAGITIERLKQEGWMRLNIPENFAPFAEGNFRTPSGKCEIYSEQLASLGIDPLPNFVPPRESPESSPELAARYPIQLLSPPARTFLNTSFSHLPSFIKQEKKPFVDLSAEDAARRGIADGEMVRVFNDRGEFQVTARISDRVKPGVAVTLSIWWNKLSPDQRNVNQTVSQKLTDIGAGATFYDNLVEIEKL, from the coding sequence ATGGCACACACAATTCACGCAGCCTGCCCGCACGATTGCCCGGACACTTGCGCGATGCTCATCACCATCGAAGATGGTCGCGCCACGAAAATCGAAGGCGACCCGACGCATCCCCCGACTGATGGTTTTCTTTGCGCCAAAGTCAACCGCTATCTTGAGCGCGTCTACAGTCCTGACCGCTTGCTTTACCCGATGCGTCGCGTCGGCAAAAAAGGCGAAGGCAAATTCGAGCGCATCAGTTGGGATGAAGCGTTAGACACCATCGCTGCGCGTTTCAAAGATATTGCCGCCGATAATCCCGAATCCATCTTGCCTTACAGTTATGGCGGCACGATGGGACTGGCGAACGGTTCAAGCATGGACAGGCGTTTCTTTCATCGACTGGGCGCAAGTTTGCTTGCGCGAACCATCTGTGCGACCGCCGGAGCCGATGCCATGAAATACACGCTTGGCGCGAATATGGGAACCGATTCGATGCTGTTTTCTCGCGCCAAATTGATTGTTCTGTGGGGCACGAATACGCTTGCCTCAAACATTCACCTGTGGCCGCAAATCAAAGCGGCTGTAGATAACGGCGCGCGTCTAATCGGCATCGACCCTTATCGCAATGACACGCTTGACCGCGCCCATCAATTGATTCAACTCTGTCCGGGAACCGATGCGGCATTCGCTTTCGGGGTGATGAACGTAATTTTAAGCGAAGGTTTGCAAGACCAGAATTATCTTGACAGTTTCACACTCGGCTTTGAAAAATTGCGCCCGCGTATCAATGAATATACCCCGGCGCGAGTTGCCAAAATCTGCGGCGTGACCGTTGAAGAAATCGTCAACTTTGCGCGTGAATATGCGACGACTCGCCCAACTGCGATTCGCATCAATTACGGCTTGCAGCGCCACGCGGGCGGCGGCAACGCGGTGCGGGCGATTGCCTGTCTTCCGGCGCTCACGGGCGCTTGGCGCGAAGCCGGCGGCGGCGTGTTGCTTTCAACCAGTGGCATGTTCAAGTTGAACACCGAGGCGCTTGAACGTCCCGATTTAATCAAAGGCAATCCGCGCACCATCAATATGTCATGTCTTGGCGATGCGCTAACCGAAGCCGACCCGCCGGTGCGCGCGATTTACGTTTACAATTCCAACCCCGCAGCAGTTGCGCCCGACCAGGCAAAAGTTATCGAAGGGTTCAAACGCGAAGATTTATTCACCGTCGTGCATGAACAGTTTCAAACCGACACCGCTGATTATGCCGATATACTTTTGCCTGCGACCACACAACTCGAACATCGCGACGCCGTGAAACCTTACGGGCATTACTATTTCATGTACAACGAACCGGCAATTGCCCCGCTTGGCGAATGTAAACCCAACATCGAAGTTTTCAAATTGCTCGCCGACCGCCTGGGCTTTGATGACCCGTGTTTCAAAGACAGCGAAGATGACATTATCGACCAGGCGCTTTCAACGAATTATGCGCCATTTGCAGGCATCACCATCGAACGCTTGAAACAGGAAGGCTGGATGCGCTTGAACATCCCGGAAAATTTCGCGCCGTTTGCCGAAGGCAATTTCCGCACGCCATCGGGCAAGTGCGAAATCTATTCCGAACAACTGGCGAGTCTCGGCATCGACCCGTTGCCCAATTTTGTGCCGCCGCGTGAATCGCCCGAATCATCGCCGGAGCTTGCGGCGCGATATCCGATTCAACTGCTGAGTCCCCCGGCGCGGACATTTTTAAACACTTCGTTTTCGCATCTGCCATCGTTTATCAAACAGGAGAAAAAACCGTTCGTGGATTTAAGCGCAGAAGACGCCGCCCGGCGTGGCATCGCGGATGGCGAAATGGTGCGAGTGTTTAACGATAGAGGCGAATTTCAGGTCACGGCGCGCATCTCTGACCGTGTAAAACCGGGCGTTGCGGTGACGCTTTCCATCTGGTGGAATAAACTCAGTCCCGACCAGCGCAACGTCAATCAAACGGTTTCGCAGAAACTCACAGACATCGGCGCAGGCGCGACCTTTTACGATAATCTCGTCGAGATTGAAAAGCTATAA